The genomic segment ATCGCTGAAATTCGCAAATTCGTCCCCGGCCTCCATGTCGAGCTTCGAGAAGAACCATCGAGCCGCCTTGTCGAGCTTTTGCTAGAAGGCGAAGTCAATGTCGCCTTGGTCGGTGATCTCGACGAAAAGCCAGAACGGATCGACGATTGGGCACTGTTTGAAGAGCGTTATGTGGCCGTTCTTGCCGCGTCGCACGAGCTTGCAGGCCTTCCAGCAATCGGCATCGAAGCGCTTCGCGAAGCTATCATTCTGGATCGCTCAAACTGCGATGTAGCTCCGAAATTTCAGCGTCTATGCTTTCCCGACGCCCCGCCAAATCACATTCACAGCAGCTGCCGCGACTTGCACCTGCAGCATCTGGCAGCTGCAGGGTTCGGAATAGTCCTCGCGCCCGAGCATATGCCCCGGCTGCCATCTCTAAGGGCGCTTCCAATCGAGGGGGATCCGGTCTGGCGCGAGGTCCGGCTGCTTGCCGTGCAGGGCCGCCGATATTCGCCCGCGCTCGATGCTTTCGTCAAGGTCGCGCGGCTGCGTGACTGGTCCCTTCATCAAAGCCACTCAGAAGCGACCAGGATGTCTGCATGACCACATATATTGGCCAATTCTTGAGATACCCGGTATGCTGATGACTGTCGAAGTAATGTCTGAACGCTTGACCAAGACCCTGAATCAGGTTCGCAACGACCTTATGGCCGGTTTTAGCGACGCCGACCGAGAATCGTACCTCTATCTCGTTAACTGGCTTCGCCAGGCTGACATCGCGTCGCACGCGTTGCGGGTTGGCGATATAGCGCCCGATTTTCTTCTACCGGATGCGCATGGACGACTTGTTTCCTCTGAGCAGCTCCGCAGCGAAGGCCCACTCGTCGTTAGCTTCTATCGTGGTGGCTGGTGCCCATTCTGCAACGCGGAACTCCGCGCACTTCAAACGGTCAAGGACGAATTTGATAGCCTACAAGCCAATCTTGTTGTCCTCTCTCCTGAGACCCGCGACCTACCGAGGCAATTGAAACGTCAGTTGAACCTCGACCTGACGATGCTCGCGGACGTCGATCACGGCGTGGCGATATCCTACGGCGTCCTGTTTCGCGTCCCCGAGGAAACCAAGGCGCATTATTCGGGACAAGGTTACGACTTCGGCCATCGGCACGGATCGACCGAATGGATGCTACCGATCCCGGCAACTTTCGTAATCGACCAAGATGGCATCATCCAAGGTTCCTTCGTTGAGCCGGACTTCACGATCCGCCAGGAACCCTCCGCCATCCTCAGCAACATTCGCCTCCTTGGACCTCGGATTAAAGATGAGCCACCGACGGGTGAATGAGCTGGCTGAGAAAAGATTTCCGCTTGTGCACTCTGGCCAATTCTCGTGCGAACAGGCTTGCGCGGGCTCCGTTCAAGCTTGAGCGGATCGCGTTCGCGATGGCGGTTTGGTGGAAGAAAGAGTGTGTCGGACATGAATGAGGCGACAGTCGCATTAGCGCACGACTCGGACTTGAAGAACCCGATGAGCGTCAATCGGCGACCAGCGCATCTGACGCTTCTTGTTCATGCGAGCGTTGACCAGGCTGTTGGCGGCACTTTCAGCCGGCGAACTGGATATCGGCAGGCCGGACCGGTATCGGCGGCAGTAGTCGACGATCGAAGTCGCGCTCT from the Pirellulales bacterium genome contains:
- a CDS encoding LysR family transcriptional regulator, encoding MELNQVRYFLALANTLNFTRAAEMCSVTQPALTKGVQRLEQELGGQLIYRERQLTHLTDLGKAVLPMLERALASTEAVRRRAREFQQRDVAPLAIGLAPSISASLVLEPIAEIRKFVPGLHVELREEPSSRLVELLLEGEVNVALVGDLDEKPERIDDWALFEERYVAVLAASHELAGLPAIGIEALREAIILDRSNCDVAPKFQRLCFPDAPPNHIHSSCRDLHLQHLAAAGFGIVLAPEHMPRLPSLRALPIEGDPVWREVRLLAVQGRRYSPALDAFVKVARLRDWSLHQSHSEATRMSA
- a CDS encoding peroxiredoxin-like family protein; amino-acid sequence: MLMTVEVMSERLTKTLNQVRNDLMAGFSDADRESYLYLVNWLRQADIASHALRVGDIAPDFLLPDAHGRLVSSEQLRSEGPLVVSFYRGGWCPFCNAELRALQTVKDEFDSLQANLVVLSPETRDLPRQLKRQLNLDLTMLADVDHGVAISYGVLFRVPEETKAHYSGQGYDFGHRHGSTEWMLPIPATFVIDQDGIIQGSFVEPDFTIRQEPSAILSNIRLLGPRIKDEPPTGE
- a CDS encoding ISKra4 family transposase, with product SATSIVDYCRRYRSGLPISSSPAESAANSLVNARMNKKRQMRWSPIDAHRVLQVRVVR